One window from the genome of Gemmatimonadaceae bacterium encodes:
- the pheS gene encoding phenylalanine--tRNA ligase subunit alpha — translation MTLDEFLTAVAALETTAQARVGAAGSPAELEAARTELLGRKSGRLTELMRALPGLSAEARRDAGAAVNRLKAALESALEERRAALAAAAPAAPALDRSMPARHQWRGAKHPVTLVVEEIIEIFRELSFTVATGPEAEHDWYNFGALNFPPEHPAMDLHDTLYLSKNALLRTHTSPVQVRTLQSYPPPIRILAPGNAFRRDFFDASHAPVFMQIEGMAVDEGVSFVDLKATLTNFAARFFGATATRFRPSYFPFTEPSAEMDVRCTICGGSGCASCKGTGWMEILGSGMIHPAVLESAGVDSEKFTGWAFGMGPGRIADLRYGIPDIRLLYDSDVRFLEQFAT, via the coding sequence ATGACGCTCGATGAATTCCTGACGGCAGTGGCGGCGCTCGAGACGACGGCGCAGGCACGCGTGGGCGCCGCCGGCTCGCCGGCCGAGCTCGAGGCCGCGCGCACCGAGCTGCTGGGACGCAAGAGCGGCCGCCTAACGGAACTCATGCGCGCGCTGCCCGGCCTCTCCGCCGAGGCGCGCCGCGACGCCGGCGCCGCCGTCAACCGGCTCAAGGCCGCCCTCGAATCGGCGCTCGAAGAGCGCCGCGCCGCACTCGCCGCGGCCGCACCGGCCGCGCCCGCGCTCGACCGCAGCATGCCCGCACGCCACCAGTGGCGCGGCGCCAAGCATCCGGTCACGCTCGTCGTCGAGGAAATCATCGAGATCTTCCGCGAGCTGTCGTTCACCGTGGCCACCGGCCCGGAAGCGGAACACGACTGGTACAATTTCGGGGCGCTCAATTTTCCGCCGGAGCATCCGGCCATGGACCTGCACGACACCCTCTATCTGAGCAAGAACGCCCTGCTCCGCACGCACACGTCGCCCGTGCAGGTGCGGACGCTGCAGTCGTATCCGCCGCCCATTCGCATTCTCGCGCCGGGCAACGCCTTTCGACGCGACTTCTTCGATGCCTCGCACGCGCCGGTGTTCATGCAGATCGAAGGCATGGCGGTGGACGAAGGCGTGAGCTTCGTCGACCTCAAGGCAACGCTCACCAACTTCGCCGCGCGCTTCTTCGGCGCAACGGCAACGCGTTTCCGGCCCAGCTACTTTCCGTTCACCGAGCCGTCGGCGGAAATGGATGTGCGCTGCACCATCTGCGGCGGATCCGGGTGCGCGTCGTGCAAGGGCACGGGGTGGATGGAGATTCTGGGTTCGGGCATGATCCATCCCGCGGTGCTCGAGTCCGCGGGCGTCGATTCGGAGAAGTTCACGGGGTGGGCGTTCGGCATGGGACCGGGACGCATTGCCGATCTGCGATATGGCATTCCCGACATCCGGTTGCTGTACGACTCGGACGTGCGGTTCCTCGAACAGTTCGCGACATGA